In a single window of the Nicotiana tomentosiformis chromosome 8, ASM39032v3, whole genome shotgun sequence genome:
- the LOC138897657 gene encoding uncharacterized protein — translation MPQSLRDVWHAEFEQLCQGVMTVSEYAVCFSDLARHAPALVSTVRERVRRFIKGLHPSIRISMVRELEMDISYQQVVGIARRLEGILSQYREEREAKRSRESSTYSGTRAPAAVRHGRGYVSRPVHSALPIVSSVPAPARPQEPYYAPPIASAPPTQRAFSGQSSRPGPIQSQQSHPPRACFEYGDTLYMVRDCPRLRRGEPLHTSQA, via the coding sequence AtgcctcagagcctcagggacgtatggcacgcagagtttgagcaattGTGCCAGGGTGTTATGACtgtatcagagtatgcagtttgcttcagtgatttggcaagACATGCACCAGCATTAGtttccacagttcgagagagggttcgtcggtttattaaaggactccaccccagtatcaggattagtatggtcagggagctagagatggatatttcttaccagcaggttgtgggtattgccaggagattggagggcattcTTTCCCAgtatagagaggagagagaggccaagaggtctcgagagtctagcacttacagtggtactcgtgccccagctgcagttcgacatggtaggggttatgtgagtcgccccgttcattcagctcttccaattGTCAGTAGTGTTCCAGCCCCtgctaggccccaggagccttattatgcaccgccaatagCTAGTGCGCCTCCTACTCAGcgtgcttttagcggccagtctaGCAGACCTGGCCCAATTCAGTCACAGCAGTCAcaccctccgagagcttgttttgagtatggagaCACCCtctatatggtgagggattgccccagacttaggaggggtgaacCTCTACATACTTCTCAAGCataa